The following are from one region of the Burkholderiales bacterium genome:
- the alaS gene encoding alanine--tRNA ligase → MHSSEIRKKFLDYFKSKDHTVVASSPLVPGNDPTLLFTNAGMVQFKDVFLGREHRPYVRAASSQRCVRAGGKHNDLENVGYTARHHTFFEMLGNFSFGDYFKRDAIRYAWEFLTGVLKVPADKMWVTVYAEDDEAAEVWLKHIKIPEQRFARIPTMDNFWQMGETGPCGPCAEIFYDHGPGLPGSPPGTPGADGDRYVEIWNLVFMQYNRDESGTLHPLPKPSVDTGMGLERIAAVMQGVHSNYEIDMFRDLIKAAARATHTKDLSGNSLKVIADHIRACSFLIVDGVIPGNEGRGYVLRRIIRRAIRHGYKLGQKQPFFHLLVSDLVKVMGEAYPELVSGAQRATQVLKQEEERFAETLENGMEVLEAALHTEDRMLDGETVFKLYDTYGFPLDLTADIARERGITVDFAGFEEAMERQRERARAASKFGTQSSVEYNGKQTEFHGYDTLKLDSKVVALYVEGASVDRVAQGKQAIVVLDRTPFYAESGGQVGDRGMLFGRATPRASFKVEDTQKIQAEVIGHHGTLMSGELRIGDRVSAEVDMQLRSRTMHNHSATHLMHAALRQVLGTHVLQKGSLVDEFKTRFDFSHPQPVTPEEIREVENLVNREIRRNVAAEARIMKYDEAIKCGAMALFGEKYGDEVRVMSMGDFSTELCGGTHVKRTGDISFFKIVSESGVAAGVRRVEAVTGEGALEYVQQQEVRMQEAAATLKAQPQELTQKINQIIENVRTLEKELSRLKSRLASSQGDELINQVVEVKGVKVLAATLEGADAKALRETVDMLKEKLKSCAVVLGSTEGGKVTLIAGVTQDLISKIKAGDLVNHVAQQVGGKGGGRPDMAQAGGTEPAKLSSALQSVSAWVEQRL, encoded by the coding sequence ATGCACAGCAGCGAAATCCGCAAAAAATTCCTGGATTACTTCAAGAGCAAGGATCACACCGTGGTGGCTTCCAGCCCGCTCGTCCCCGGCAATGATCCTACCTTGCTGTTCACCAACGCCGGCATGGTGCAGTTCAAGGACGTGTTCCTCGGGCGCGAGCATCGACCTTACGTGCGCGCGGCAAGCAGCCAGCGCTGCGTGCGCGCCGGCGGCAAGCACAACGACCTGGAAAACGTCGGTTACACCGCGCGCCACCACACTTTTTTCGAGATGCTGGGCAACTTCAGCTTCGGCGATTATTTCAAGCGTGACGCCATCCGCTACGCCTGGGAATTCCTGACCGGTGTCCTCAAAGTCCCCGCGGACAAAATGTGGGTCACGGTTTATGCCGAAGACGACGAAGCAGCGGAAGTTTGGCTGAAACACATCAAAATCCCGGAACAGCGGTTTGCGCGCATCCCCACCATGGACAATTTCTGGCAGATGGGCGAAACCGGCCCCTGCGGGCCGTGCGCCGAGATTTTCTACGATCACGGGCCGGGCCTTCCCGGTAGTCCGCCCGGCACGCCGGGGGCGGACGGCGACCGCTACGTCGAAATCTGGAACCTGGTGTTCATGCAGTACAACCGCGACGAGTCGGGGACTTTACATCCGCTGCCCAAGCCCTCGGTGGATACCGGCATGGGGCTGGAGCGGATTGCCGCGGTGATGCAAGGCGTGCACAGCAATTATGAAATAGATATGTTCCGCGATTTAATCAAGGCCGCGGCACGGGCCACGCATACCAAGGACCTTTCCGGCAATTCGCTGAAAGTTATCGCCGACCATATCCGTGCCTGCAGTTTTCTCATCGTGGACGGAGTGATTCCCGGCAACGAAGGGCGCGGCTACGTGCTGCGCCGGATCATCCGCCGCGCCATCCGCCACGGCTACAAGCTCGGTCAGAAGCAGCCGTTTTTTCATTTGCTGGTGAGTGACCTGGTCAAGGTGATGGGCGAGGCTTATCCTGAACTGGTTTCAGGCGCGCAGCGTGCAACGCAAGTTCTGAAACAGGAAGAGGAGCGTTTTGCCGAGACGCTGGAAAACGGCATGGAAGTGCTGGAAGCGGCGCTACACACCGAGGACCGCATGCTCGACGGCGAAACGGTGTTCAAGCTGTATGACACCTATGGTTTTCCGCTCGATTTGACCGCCGATATCGCGCGCGAGCGCGGAATTACCGTGGATTTCGCGGGTTTTGAAGAAGCGATGGAACGCCAGCGTGAGCGCGCCCGCGCCGCGTCGAAATTCGGTACGCAGAGCAGCGTGGAATACAACGGCAAGCAAACTGAGTTCCACGGCTACGACACGCTGAAACTCGACTCCAAAGTCGTGGCCTTGTATGTGGAGGGCGCTTCGGTTGACCGCGTTGCGCAAGGTAAGCAGGCCATCGTGGTGCTAGACCGCACGCCTTTTTACGCCGAATCAGGTGGGCAGGTCGGCGACCGCGGCATGTTGTTCGGCCGCGCCACCCCACGCGCCAGCTTCAAGGTCGAGGATACGCAAAAGATTCAGGCCGAAGTGATCGGCCATCACGGCACGCTGATGAGCGGCGAGCTGCGCATCGGCGACAGAGTGAGCGCGGAAGTGGACATGCAGTTGCGCAGCCGCACCATGCACAACCATTCCGCCACGCATTTGATGCACGCGGCGCTGAGACAGGTGTTGGGCACGCATGTGCTGCAAAAAGGTTCGTTGGTGGATGAATTCAAGACGCGCTTCGATTTTTCCCATCCGCAGCCGGTGACGCCGGAAGAAATCCGCGAGGTGGAAAACTTAGTCAACCGCGAAATCCGCCGCAACGTGGCAGCCGAGGCGCGCATCATGAAATACGACGAAGCGATCAAGTGCGGCGCGATGGCGCTCTTCGGCGAGAAGTACGGCGACGAAGTACGAGTCATGAGCATGGGGGACTTTTCCACCGAGCTATGCGGCGGCACGCATGTGAAACGCACCGGCGACATCAGCTTCTTCAAGATTGTTTCCGAATCCGGCGTGGCGGCAGGCGTCCGCCGCGTGGAAGCGGTGACCGGCGAAGGCGCGCTCGAATATGTGCAGCAGCAGGAAGTGCGGATGCAGGAAGCCGCCGCAACTTTGAAAGCCCAGCCGCAGGAGCTTACGCAAAAAATCAATCAAATTATCGAAAACGTGCGCACGCTGGAAAAGGAGCTTTCGCGCCTCAAATCCAGGCTGGCTTCCTCGCAAGGCGATGAGCTGATAAATCAGGTAGTGGAAGTAAAGGGTGTGAAAGTTCTGGCTGCCACGCTCGAAGGCGCGGATGCCAAAGCGCTGCGCGAAACCGTGGACATGCTAAAGGAAAAACTCAAGTCCTGTGCTGTGGTGCTTGGCTCAACCGAAGGAGGGAAGGTTACGCTGATTGCAGGCGTAACCCAAGACCTGATTTCTAAAATCAAGGCCGGTGATTTGGTCAATCATGTCGCGCAACAGGTCGGCGGTAAAGGCGGAGGCCGGCCCGACATGGCTCAGGCAGGTGGCACCGAGCCGGCCAAGCTGTCCTCGGCATTGCAATCAGTGAGCGCCTGGGTCGAACAAAGACTCTAA
- the recX gene encoding recombination regulator RecX — protein MRRKKESSLRERALRMLARREHSRLELQRKLAPHVAESDDIQGLLDDLETRGWLSEKRVVEQTVHTRRGRYGVVRIIRELREKGVSEEAISAAKSQVRESELEAARAVWRKKFGKLPKSASERGKQIRFMQGRGFDLDVILKLLRGAGEDE, from the coding sequence GTGAGAAGAAAGAAAGAGTCTAGCCTGCGTGAACGTGCGCTGCGCATGCTGGCGCGGCGCGAGCATTCGCGGCTGGAATTGCAGCGCAAGCTTGCCCCCCACGTTGCAGAATCCGACGATATCCAGGGTTTGCTCGATGATTTGGAGACGCGCGGCTGGCTCTCTGAAAAGCGTGTGGTGGAGCAAACCGTCCATACGCGCCGTGGCAGATATGGTGTGGTGCGCATCATTCGGGAGTTGCGCGAGAAAGGCGTTTCGGAAGAGGCCATCTCGGCGGCCAAGTCGCAAGTCAGGGAAAGCGAACTGGAAGCCGCCCGCGCGGTGTGGCGGAAAAAATTCGGCAAACTGCCCAAGAGTGCCAGTGAGCGAGGGAAACAAATCAGGTTCATGCAGGGCAGGGGATTTGATCTGGACGTGATCCTGAAGCTCCTGCGGGGAGCGGGCGAAGACGAGTAG
- the recA gene encoding recombinase RecA, which translates to MDENKSKALAAALSQIEKQFGKGSVMRLGESEVAKDIQVVSTGSLGLDIALGVGGLPRGRVVEIYGPESSGKTTLALQVISEAQKLGGTAAFIDAEHALDPQYAKKLGVKVEELLISQPDNGEQALEITDMLVRSGSVDVVTVDSVAALTPKAEIEGEMGEPQMGLQARLMSQALRKLAANIKRSNTLVIFINQIRMKIGVMFGNPETTTGGNALKFYASVRIDIRRIGAIKKGEEVIGNETRVKVVKNKVAPPFKQVDFDILYGEGISREGEIIELGVIHKLIEKTGAWYTYKGEKIGQGKDNAREYLKEHPKVAREIEAKIRANLGLSVPGAPPAGEKKERV; encoded by the coding sequence ATGGACGAAAACAAAAGCAAAGCACTGGCGGCGGCGCTGTCGCAGATTGAAAAGCAGTTCGGCAAAGGCTCGGTGATGCGCCTCGGGGAGAGCGAGGTCGCGAAAGATATTCAAGTCGTTTCTACCGGCTCGCTGGGACTGGACATCGCGCTCGGTGTGGGGGGGCTGCCGCGCGGCAGGGTGGTGGAAATCTACGGGCCGGAATCCTCCGGCAAGACCACGCTGGCGCTGCAGGTGATTTCGGAAGCGCAGAAACTCGGCGGCACCGCGGCGTTCATTGACGCCGAGCACGCGCTCGATCCGCAATACGCGAAGAAGCTCGGCGTAAAAGTGGAAGAATTGCTGATTTCACAGCCGGACAACGGCGAGCAGGCGCTGGAAATCACCGACATGCTGGTGCGCTCCGGCTCGGTGGACGTGGTAACGGTGGATTCGGTCGCGGCATTGACGCCGAAAGCGGAAATCGAAGGCGAAATGGGTGAGCCGCAGATGGGCCTGCAAGCGCGCCTCATGTCGCAGGCGCTGAGGAAACTTGCCGCCAACATCAAGCGCTCCAACACCCTGGTGATTTTCATCAACCAGATCCGCATGAAGATCGGCGTCATGTTCGGCAATCCCGAAACCACCACCGGCGGCAACGCCCTCAAGTTCTATGCTTCGGTGCGTATAGACATCCGCCGTATCGGCGCCATCAAGAAGGGCGAGGAAGTCATCGGCAACGAGACCCGCGTCAAGGTGGTGAAGAACAAGGTTGCGCCGCCGTTCAAGCAGGTGGACTTCGACATTCTCTACGGCGAAGGCATTTCCCGTGAAGGCGAAATTATCGAGCTTGGCGTGATTCACAAGCTGATTGAAAAAACCGGCGCGTGGTACACCTACAAGGGCGAGAAAATCGGCCAGGGCAAGGACAACGCCCGAGAGTATTTGAAAGAGCATCCCAAAGTGGCGCGCGAAATCGAGGCGAAAATCCGCGCCAACCTCGGTTTGAGCGTGCCTGGAGCGCCGCCCGCGGGTGAGAAGAAAGAAAGAGTCTAG
- a CDS encoding CinA family protein — translation MANDILYKLAARVGKALKTRKLMLVTAESCTGGGVGEAATRAPGSSDWFERGFITYTYISKREMLGVKRPTLEKYGAVSEQTAREMAQGALKMSHAQLALAVSGTAGPSGGTGAKPVGTVCFAWAGKNGKMVSETRHFKGNRQTVRRKSVMRALQGVLEMLE, via the coding sequence ATGGCAAACGATATTCTCTATAAACTCGCCGCCCGCGTGGGCAAGGCCCTGAAAACCCGCAAACTCATGCTGGTGACGGCGGAATCCTGCACCGGCGGCGGGGTGGGCGAGGCGGCGACGCGGGCGCCGGGAAGCTCTGATTGGTTTGAGCGCGGCTTTATTACCTATACCTATATTTCCAAGCGCGAGATGCTGGGCGTGAAAAGACCAACGCTGGAAAAATATGGTGCGGTCTCGGAACAAACGGCGCGCGAGATGGCGCAGGGCGCGCTCAAGATGAGCCACGCCCAGCTGGCGCTGGCGGTAAGCGGCACGGCGGGACCTTCCGGCGGCACCGGGGCAAAGCCGGTGGGTACGGTGTGTTTCGCCTGGGCCGGGAAAAACGGCAAAATGGTGAGTGAAACCCGCCATTTCAAGGGCAATCGCCAGACTGTACGCCGCAAATCAGTCATGCGCGCACTGCAAGGCGTGCTGGAGATGCTTGAATAA
- a CDS encoding phosphatidylglycerophosphatase A, producing MTILAEATPNWRFVLTHPVHFLAFGFGAGLMRGAPGTAGTLVAFPLFWFLNPRLMPLEFLALVAGLFILGLWICGKTGEDLGVHDHGGIVWDEIVAFLLVLYFTPDTLLWQAFAFLLFRIFDVLKPPPIGHFDQSVHGGFGVMLDDLIAACYTLLCLAFWKTLVS from the coding sequence ATGACCATTTTGGCTGAAGCGACTCCCAACTGGCGTTTTGTGTTGACCCATCCGGTGCATTTTCTGGCGTTCGGCTTTGGGGCCGGGCTGATGCGCGGCGCGCCCGGCACGGCGGGAACGCTGGTCGCGTTTCCATTGTTCTGGTTCTTGAACCCGCGTCTGATGCCGCTGGAATTCCTGGCGCTGGTCGCCGGCCTGTTTATCCTGGGCTTGTGGATTTGCGGCAAGACGGGGGAAGATCTCGGCGTTCACGACCATGGCGGCATTGTCTGGGACGAAATCGTGGCGTTTCTGCTGGTGCTTTATTTCACACCCGATACGCTGCTGTGGCAGGCTTTCGCGTTTCTCCTGTTCCGCATTTTTGATGTGTTGAAGCCGCCGCCTATTGGCCATTTCGACCAATCCGTGCACGGCGGCTTCGGCGTAATGCTGGATGACCTGATTGCGGCGTGTTACACGCTGCTGTGTCTCGCATTCTGGAAAACCCTGGTCAGCTGA